The Algoriphagus sp. TR-M9 genome has a window encoding:
- a CDS encoding type 1 glutamine amidotransferase domain-containing protein, giving the protein MSLLKDVRVAILATNGFEESELIEPQRALEKEGAEVFIISTENDHIKGWKDGNWSEAIKVDARVDQVSSKDFDSLLLPGGVINPDLLRREMSAVEFVKSFFEDHKPVAAICHGPQMLIEAEVVNGRTLTSFESIRKDLENAGAHWVDEEVVVDSGLVTSRSPKDLPAFNKKMVEEFREGKHAGQTA; this is encoded by the coding sequence ATGAGTTTATTAAAAGATGTAAGAGTAGCCATTCTCGCTACAAACGGATTTGAAGAATCAGAACTGATAGAACCACAGCGGGCACTGGAAAAAGAAGGTGCTGAGGTATTTATCATTTCTACCGAAAATGATCATATCAAAGGCTGGAAAGATGGCAATTGGAGTGAAGCGATTAAAGTAGATGCTAGAGTAGATCAGGTGAGTTCCAAAGACTTTGACTCCCTATTGCTCCCCGGAGGCGTGATTAATCCTGACCTACTGAGGAGAGAAATGTCTGCCGTAGAGTTTGTGAAAAGCTTCTTTGAGGATCATAAACCTGTGGCTGCCATCTGTCATGGACCGCAAATGCTCATTGAAGCAGAAGTAGTGAATGGCCGTACCTTAACTTCCTTTGAATCCATCCGGAAAGACCTAGAAAATGCAGGCGCACACTGGGTAGATGAGGAAGTAGTGGTGGACAGTGGGCTGGTCACCTCCAGAAGTCCAAAGGATCTGCCAGCTTTCAATAAAAAAATGGTAGAGGAATTCAGAGAAGGTAAACATGCCGGACAAACAGCCTAA
- a CDS encoding BCCT family transporter, whose translation MKSIQPWVFFPSAGLILIFVTLTLIFQESVGTLFENIQATISKDFGWLYVIAVNVVLVFCIYLGFGRYKNIRLGGPDSKPEFSTWAWLSMLFNAGIGLVLMFYAVAEPISHFSNPPYGEAGTLAAANNALNLSYLHWGLHGWGVYALMGLAIAFFTYNRGLPLGVRWILYPLLGDKLKGPIGHLIDTMAVVATMFGLATTLGLGIQHINSGMNYLFGVPDSPQVQVILIGIITICATISVVSGLHNGIQLLSKIASIMAIILMAFMLIVGPTLFIIGSTVQSTGFYLQSLIGTSTWMEIYRGTHWMDSWTFFYWAWWFAWAPFVGLFIARISKGRTIREFILGVLLGPTAASIIWISIFGSTAFHIELFGPGGISEAVQENINTGLYSLLQMFPLPYLSILFVVIAGVIFFVTSSDSGSLVIDFITSGGKDDTPVKLRIFWALIEGAVAAVLVLGGGLVALQTGSLVTGLPVCVLMLLVCYAVNKALKKYQEEQKENRE comes from the coding sequence TTGAAAAGTATCCAACCTTGGGTTTTCTTCCCTTCCGCTGGACTCATCCTCATCTTTGTCACCCTTACTTTAATCTTCCAAGAATCTGTAGGTACGCTGTTTGAAAACATTCAAGCTACCATCTCCAAAGATTTCGGGTGGCTGTATGTCATAGCCGTCAATGTAGTCCTAGTTTTCTGCATCTACCTTGGATTTGGCAGATATAAAAACATTAGGCTGGGAGGCCCCGATTCCAAACCGGAATTCAGTACTTGGGCCTGGCTCAGTATGCTGTTCAATGCCGGCATAGGCTTAGTATTAATGTTTTATGCAGTGGCAGAGCCGATCAGCCATTTTTCTAATCCGCCTTATGGTGAAGCTGGTACACTAGCTGCTGCTAATAATGCACTTAACCTTTCCTACCTGCATTGGGGGCTTCACGGCTGGGGGGTCTATGCTTTGATGGGACTGGCTATTGCGTTTTTCACCTATAATCGTGGCCTTCCATTGGGAGTGCGCTGGATATTATACCCACTTTTGGGAGATAAACTGAAGGGTCCCATCGGACACCTTATCGATACCATGGCTGTAGTAGCCACTATGTTTGGGCTGGCCACTACCTTAGGACTGGGGATTCAGCACATTAATTCCGGTATGAATTACCTTTTTGGTGTACCAGATAGTCCTCAAGTACAGGTTATACTTATTGGAATTATAACAATATGTGCCACCATCTCTGTGGTCTCAGGCCTGCATAATGGCATTCAACTTCTAAGCAAAATAGCCTCAATCATGGCTATAATTTTGATGGCATTTATGCTGATCGTAGGACCAACATTGTTCATTATCGGGTCCACGGTTCAGAGCACCGGCTTTTATCTACAAAGTCTAATCGGCACCTCCACCTGGATGGAAATTTACCGAGGTACGCACTGGATGGACAGTTGGACATTTTTTTATTGGGCCTGGTGGTTTGCTTGGGCTCCATTTGTGGGACTGTTTATCGCCAGAATATCGAAAGGCCGGACCATCCGAGAGTTTATATTGGGCGTATTGTTAGGTCCTACCGCTGCGAGTATAATTTGGATTTCCATTTTTGGAAGTACTGCTTTTCATATCGAGCTTTTCGGGCCAGGAGGAATCAGTGAGGCCGTTCAGGAAAACATCAATACTGGATTATATTCTTTGCTGCAAATGTTCCCTCTTCCCTACCTAAGTATTCTTTTTGTGGTGATCGCTGGAGTGATATTCTTTGTCACCTCTTCAGATAGCGGATCGCTAGTGATTGATTTTATCACCAGCGGTGGCAAAGATGATACTCCAGTGAAATTGAGGATATTCTGGGCACTCATTGAAGGAGCTGTGGCTGCGGTTCTGGTATTAGGTGGAGGCTTAGTGGCACTCCAAACAGGATCTTTGGTCACCGGATTGCCAGTTTGTGTATTGATGTTACTGGTTTGTTACGCTGTCAACAAGGCTTTGAAAAAGTATCAAGAAGAACAAAAAGAAAACCGCGAATAG
- a CDS encoding PorT family protein, translating to MKNLLITLLLLLVFGTSLQAQNFKPGAGVNFTNMTQADDGVSGQAGWQVGASIAFGEKLYFEPGVFYMGKSAEFKDSDDLTSDDLKANLNGIRVPVAVGLNVLGRDSSTLALRVFGGGSGFFLTSVGDDFDKDDFNSTNWGVFAGAGVDIAIFFVDMSYEWSVTNLENDLDGIDLGKTNGFFITAGLRF from the coding sequence ATGAAAAATTTACTGATCACACTTTTGCTGCTATTGGTTTTTGGAACAAGTCTACAAGCTCAGAATTTCAAACCTGGAGCTGGAGTGAATTTTACCAACATGACTCAAGCAGATGATGGCGTGTCTGGACAGGCTGGCTGGCAAGTAGGGGCCAGTATTGCGTTTGGAGAAAAATTATACTTTGAGCCAGGGGTATTTTACATGGGGAAATCAGCTGAATTCAAGGACAGTGATGATCTCACCTCGGATGATTTAAAGGCCAATCTGAACGGCATACGAGTTCCTGTGGCCGTGGGCCTGAATGTACTGGGTAGAGATTCTTCTACCTTGGCCTTGCGTGTGTTTGGTGGTGGTTCAGGGTTTTTCCTTACCAGCGTAGGTGATGATTTTGATAAGGATGATTTTAATTCAACCAACTGGGGAGTTTTTGCAGGTGCCGGAGTAGATATAGCTATTTTCTTTGTGGACATGAGTTATGAATGGTCAGTGACCAATCTTGAAAATGATTTGGATGGCATAGATTTAGGCAAAACAAATGGCTTTTTCATCACAGCTGGCCTGCGATTTTAA
- a CDS encoding N-acetylmuramoyl-L-alanine amidase, with amino-acid sequence MENKYGFLKMNLTEFESWIHSQRIARTILTIQQHHTWSPNYAHFNGSNHFERQNAMKNHHVRNNGWSDIGQHFTTFPDGTILTGRSLEAIPACIFGANRDSLCIEHLGNFDEDGDQMSSEHRLTIIKMTAILCDKFRLPVNTFSIIYHHWFNLSTGKRNNGTGGNKSCPGTNFFGGNKVEDCMANFLPLVQLEVNSDLSPAPPPAIEKYVAVTASALNVRVAPRGSASKAPDRGAALLGAILRIYDESNGWLKISKSQSHWVYGRYTSDVKRATVNADVLRVRSGPGTGYAIVDNLMKSEEVFISTIEGDWCKLSLEEKWLSKNYLDFS; translated from the coding sequence ATGGAAAACAAATACGGCTTTTTGAAGATGAATTTGACTGAATTTGAATCTTGGATTCATTCTCAAAGGATTGCCCGCACCATTCTTACGATTCAGCAACATCACACCTGGAGCCCAAACTACGCCCACTTTAATGGTAGCAATCACTTTGAGAGGCAAAATGCCATGAAAAACCATCACGTTAGAAATAATGGATGGAGTGATATAGGCCAGCACTTTACTACCTTTCCGGACGGAACCATTCTCACGGGAAGGTCACTGGAAGCTATCCCAGCCTGTATTTTTGGGGCAAACAGGGACTCCTTGTGCATAGAACACCTAGGGAATTTTGATGAAGATGGAGATCAGATGTCCAGCGAACACCGGCTGACTATCATTAAAATGACAGCTATTCTATGCGATAAATTCAGACTTCCGGTGAACACCTTCAGTATTATCTACCACCATTGGTTCAATCTGAGCACTGGAAAAAGGAATAACGGTACAGGAGGCAACAAATCGTGCCCAGGAACCAATTTCTTTGGTGGAAACAAGGTGGAAGATTGCATGGCGAATTTTCTTCCACTAGTACAGCTAGAAGTCAATTCAGACCTGAGCCCAGCTCCACCTCCGGCAATCGAAAAGTATGTAGCAGTCACAGCCAGCGCATTGAATGTACGTGTGGCACCCAGAGGATCTGCTTCCAAAGCTCCAGACAGGGGAGCTGCGCTGTTAGGTGCTATTTTGAGGATTTATGATGAGTCAAACGGCTGGTTAAAAATCTCCAAAAGCCAGTCTCACTGGGTGTACGGCAGATATACCTCCGATGTGAAGCGCGCAACTGTAAATGCCGATGTCCTGCGTGTCAGGAGCGGACCCGGAACTGGATATGCTATAGTGGATAATCTCATGAAGTCTGAAGAAGTTTTTATTTCCACTATAGAAGGAGACTGGTGTAAGCTCAGTTTGGAAGAAAAATGGCTGAGCAAAAACTACTTGGATTTCAGTTAA
- a CDS encoding S9 family peptidase: MMIKNYLQTLILGVLLLTGASTWAQTGYQKPPKEITDLFNAPSTPSVVFSKAGDWMLLLESADNPSIEDLSQPELRIAGLRINPATSGPSRGRGVENLKIKNTKTGEETQITGLPAKPNMGGFSLSDDEKYLAFTQTEVNGISLYVVDLTSFQAKKLTDAIVNETYGNAVIWTPDNQIILKAANPNRGDMPQKPMAPAGPIIQETSGDAAPSRTYQDLLENPHDENLFAYFMDSQLMMVSLDGTKKPFGAPGMIKSMDLSPDGSYLMVEVIKKPFSYLVPAYRFPYDVEIWGIDGTKKKTFAEIPLDENRPTGFDATVTGPRSINWRADKPAMLYWVEAQDGGDARVEMEEREIIYTLDAPFTAEKKKLTTSAYRFAGIAWSDDEFAILNERWSRSRKEVRSVINPSDPSQPKRVIIDRSSDDLYNDPGDPVYTKNEFGENVLLRNGDLLYMTSPGGSPEGNMPFLSTFNTKTKAQEILWRSQAPYYERVVKVLDEKATEFITLKESTDIQPNYWLVNTKKRIAPQQITAFAHPYESIKNINKELVTYEREDGLNLSAVVYTPEGYDPEKDGRLPVLMWAYPREYKSAAVAAQVRGSKYAFTRLSWGSPLYWVTQGYAIMDRTEMPIVGEGDKEPNDYFIDQLVLNAEAAIDKIVDMGIGDRDRIAVGGHSYGAFMTANLLSHTDLFAAGIARSGAYNRTLTPFGFQYEQRTYWEAPEVYFNMSPFSFADQVKTPILLIHGQADNNSGTFPIQSERYYNALKGHGATARLVFLPNESHGYAAQESILHTLWEMDTWLDKYVKNKYPDGKIDNK, translated from the coding sequence ATGATGATAAAAAACTACTTACAAACACTGATTCTTGGTGTCCTATTACTCACAGGCGCGAGTACATGGGCCCAAACGGGGTATCAAAAACCTCCAAAGGAAATCACCGATCTGTTCAATGCACCTAGCACACCTTCTGTGGTTTTCAGCAAAGCAGGAGATTGGATGCTACTACTCGAAAGTGCAGACAATCCTAGTATTGAGGACCTATCCCAACCTGAATTGCGGATCGCAGGACTTCGAATCAACCCGGCTACTTCAGGACCCAGCCGTGGCAGAGGAGTGGAAAACCTTAAAATCAAAAACACCAAAACCGGAGAGGAAACCCAAATAACCGGCCTTCCGGCAAAGCCAAATATGGGCGGGTTTTCACTATCCGATGATGAAAAATACCTGGCTTTCACACAAACCGAAGTTAATGGAATCAGCCTCTACGTGGTGGATTTGACCAGCTTCCAAGCCAAAAAACTCACCGATGCGATTGTCAATGAAACCTATGGCAATGCAGTCATTTGGACTCCAGACAATCAGATTATTCTGAAGGCTGCCAATCCTAACCGTGGTGATATGCCACAGAAACCTATGGCTCCGGCAGGTCCCATCATTCAGGAAACTTCAGGAGATGCCGCCCCAAGCAGAACCTATCAGGACCTCTTAGAAAATCCACATGACGAAAATCTATTTGCCTATTTCATGGATTCCCAGCTCATGATGGTCAGCCTAGATGGGACAAAAAAGCCATTTGGAGCTCCTGGCATGATCAAATCAATGGATCTTTCGCCGGACGGCTCCTACCTTATGGTAGAAGTCATCAAAAAGCCTTTTTCTTATTTGGTACCTGCTTACAGATTCCCGTATGATGTGGAAATCTGGGGCATAGATGGGACTAAGAAGAAAACTTTTGCCGAAATCCCATTGGATGAAAACCGCCCTACGGGTTTCGATGCCACAGTCACAGGTCCTCGCTCTATCAACTGGAGAGCAGACAAGCCGGCCATGCTTTACTGGGTAGAAGCTCAGGACGGCGGAGACGCCAGAGTAGAAATGGAAGAGCGTGAAATTATCTACACATTGGATGCGCCATTTACTGCTGAAAAGAAAAAGTTGACCACCTCGGCATACCGATTTGCCGGAATTGCTTGGAGTGATGATGAGTTTGCCATCCTCAATGAGCGCTGGTCCAGATCCCGCAAAGAAGTACGCTCCGTCATTAATCCTTCTGATCCTTCTCAGCCAAAAAGAGTAATCATCGATCGTTCTTCAGATGATTTGTATAATGATCCAGGAGATCCTGTTTACACCAAAAATGAATTCGGAGAAAATGTGTTGCTTCGCAATGGAGACCTTTTGTACATGACCAGTCCCGGCGGTTCTCCAGAAGGTAATATGCCTTTCCTATCTACTTTCAACACCAAAACCAAAGCGCAGGAAATCCTCTGGAGATCACAAGCCCCTTATTATGAGCGAGTGGTAAAGGTATTGGATGAAAAGGCAACGGAATTTATCACTTTAAAGGAAAGCACTGATATTCAACCGAACTATTGGTTGGTAAATACCAAAAAGCGTATCGCTCCACAGCAAATCACCGCATTTGCCCACCCTTACGAGTCCATCAAAAACATCAATAAAGAACTGGTGACCTACGAAAGAGAAGATGGGCTAAACCTCTCTGCCGTGGTCTATACGCCAGAGGGTTACGATCCTGAGAAGGATGGTAGATTACCAGTCTTGATGTGGGCCTATCCTAGAGAGTATAAGTCTGCAGCAGTTGCAGCTCAGGTGAGAGGCTCCAAGTATGCCTTTACCCGTTTGAGCTGGGGTTCTCCGCTTTACTGGGTGACACAGGGCTATGCCATCATGGATAGAACAGAAATGCCTATCGTAGGAGAAGGGGATAAGGAGCCAAATGATTATTTCATCGACCAGCTCGTCCTGAATGCAGAAGCAGCAATAGATAAAATCGTAGATATGGGCATAGGAGATCGCGACCGCATCGCCGTAGGCGGGCATTCCTATGGAGCCTTCATGACCGCCAACCTGCTTTCGCATACGGATCTTTTTGCCGCAGGAATCGCAAGATCTGGAGCGTACAATAGAACTTTGACTCCTTTTGGCTTCCAATATGAGCAGCGTACCTACTGGGAAGCTCCGGAAGTTTACTTCAATATGTCTCCCTTCTCCTTTGCGGATCAGGTGAAAACCCCGATCCTACTAATTCACGGACAGGCAGACAATAATTCTGGAACATTCCCGATTCAGTCAGAACGCTATTACAACGCGTTAAAAGGCCATGGAGCTACAGCAAGGTTGGTTTTTCTTCCTAATGAAAGTCATGGGTATGCAGCTCAGGAATCCATATTGCATACTCTTTGGGAAATGGACACCTGGCTGGATAAATATGTAAAGAACAAATACCCTGACGGAAAAATAGACAATAAATAA
- a CDS encoding alkaline phosphatase family protein — MKKFILASCMGLLALQACSTKENQEEPKAKKVLFVIVDGIPDDVIDTVATPNLDKIVAEGGLMKATMGGEKDAYSQTPTISAVGYNSLLTGVWANKHNVWGNSIKDPNYHYPTIFSIFKEQYPEKSIGIFSTWLDNRTKLAGAKLPQTNQLTFDYHFDGLELDTLKYPHDEGRIFIYNIDEAVSKEAAKTIRENAPDLSWMYLEFTDDMSHRYGNSPEFVDAVQKADVQIGRVWEAIQEREAKFNEDWLIVITTDHGREMNGYGHGGQSDRERSVWIATNAEELNAHSAETGQMVDIFPSIVNFLDLKVPQDKAMELDGVPFIGPVNASQFKAVKEGNTIHLSWKSLSSEGNGQVWLSTSNNFKTGGKDTYEAIGEVELEAEAYSFQTDKPDSEFYKVVLETPAGFLNYWIIEETE, encoded by the coding sequence ATGAAGAAATTTATTCTAGCAAGCTGTATGGGTCTGTTGGCTTTACAGGCATGTTCTACCAAAGAAAATCAGGAAGAACCAAAAGCTAAAAAAGTCCTTTTCGTCATTGTAGATGGAATTCCCGATGATGTTATCGACACAGTGGCTACCCCTAATTTGGACAAAATCGTAGCAGAAGGTGGCTTGATGAAGGCGACTATGGGTGGAGAAAAAGATGCTTATAGCCAAACCCCAACGATCTCTGCGGTGGGTTACAATTCCCTTTTGACGGGAGTATGGGCCAATAAGCACAATGTCTGGGGAAATAGCATCAAAGATCCCAATTACCATTATCCCACCATTTTCAGCATATTTAAGGAGCAATATCCAGAAAAGTCTATCGGTATATTCTCCACCTGGCTGGATAATAGAACCAAACTTGCCGGGGCAAAATTACCGCAAACCAATCAGTTGACTTTCGATTATCACTTCGATGGCTTGGAACTGGATACGCTTAAGTATCCGCATGATGAAGGAAGGATTTTCATCTATAATATAGATGAAGCTGTATCAAAAGAAGCAGCTAAAACGATTCGTGAAAATGCGCCGGATTTATCCTGGATGTACCTCGAGTTCACAGATGATATGTCTCATCGGTATGGAAACAGTCCAGAGTTTGTCGATGCAGTGCAAAAAGCTGATGTGCAGATCGGTAGAGTCTGGGAAGCCATCCAAGAGCGAGAAGCTAAATTCAATGAAGATTGGCTGATCGTCATCACCACAGATCATGGTCGGGAGATGAATGGGTATGGCCACGGTGGGCAAAGTGATCGAGAGCGAAGTGTTTGGATAGCTACTAACGCTGAGGAACTCAATGCTCATTCCGCTGAAACCGGTCAAATGGTTGATATTTTCCCTTCCATCGTTAATTTCCTGGATTTGAAAGTGCCTCAGGACAAAGCCATGGAACTCGATGGCGTGCCTTTTATAGGTCCTGTGAACGCCAGTCAGTTCAAAGCGGTGAAGGAAGGTAATACCATCCACTTAAGCTGGAAATCCCTTTCTTCAGAAGGAAATGGGCAAGTCTGGCTCAGTACCAGCAATAACTTTAAAACAGGTGGAAAGGATACCTATGAAGCTATAGGTGAAGTGGAACTGGAGGCTGAAGCGTATTCATTCCAAACAGATAAGCCTGATTCTGAGTTTTATAAAGTAGTTTTAGAAACCCCTGCAGGCTTCTTGAACTATTGGATTATTGAAGAAACAGAATAA
- the betA gene encoding choline dehydrogenase yields MTYDYIIVGGGSAGAVLTNRLSENSTNEVLVLEAGRPDYKWDFRIHMPAALTYLLTGTNYNWGYSSDPEPHMHNRRIAQPRGKVLGGSSCINGMIWIRGNAMDFEKWAKDEGMEEWDYAHCLPYFKRVEDRLIGGDAYRGDQGNLKLTTPKCDNPLFDAFFESVQEAGYPLTDDVNGYQQEGFGKFDQTIYNSRRLNAARAYIHPVKGQRKNLHIETQATVMRVLFEGKKAVGVAYKQGGKVKQVYGKEIISCGGAINSPQLLQLSGVGNAEHLKSLGIPVVHDLPGVGEDLQDHLEVYVQWAAKKPVSLYPALSPWKAPKIGFDWLFRKKGLGASNHFEAGGFIRSNEEVDYPNLQFHFLPIAIRYDGTAPKEGHGFQLHVGPMNTDVRGRVKIKSADPTEYPSILFNYLSTEKERKEWIEAIRLSRKLIETEAMSELMGEELSPGKDVQTDEEILDFVAKEGESAYHPCATCRMGVGPMDVTDPKTLKVHGVENLRVVDASVFPYVTNGNIYSPVMMVAEKAADIILGKKPLDPEHAPYFQKELTDKEKSL; encoded by the coding sequence ATGACGTACGATTATATAATTGTCGGTGGAGGTTCAGCTGGAGCCGTTTTGACCAACCGACTTAGTGAAAATTCAACCAATGAAGTACTAGTACTTGAGGCAGGGAGACCTGATTACAAATGGGATTTTAGAATACACATGCCAGCGGCATTGACGTATTTGCTTACAGGGACTAATTACAACTGGGGATATTCCTCAGATCCTGAGCCTCATATGCACAATCGAAGAATAGCCCAACCCCGGGGAAAGGTTTTGGGTGGATCTTCCTGTATCAACGGCATGATCTGGATCCGTGGCAATGCCATGGATTTTGAAAAGTGGGCTAAGGATGAGGGAATGGAAGAATGGGATTATGCGCACTGCCTCCCCTATTTTAAGCGAGTAGAGGATCGATTGATCGGAGGAGATGCTTACCGTGGTGATCAGGGAAACTTAAAGTTGACTACACCGAAATGCGACAACCCCCTGTTTGATGCCTTTTTTGAGTCAGTTCAGGAAGCAGGATATCCGCTCACAGATGACGTCAATGGCTACCAGCAAGAAGGGTTTGGTAAGTTTGATCAAACGATTTACAATTCCAGGAGGCTCAATGCAGCTCGGGCCTACATTCATCCGGTAAAAGGCCAGAGAAAAAATCTTCATATAGAAACCCAAGCCACCGTGATGCGGGTGCTGTTTGAAGGAAAAAAAGCAGTGGGTGTAGCGTACAAGCAAGGCGGTAAAGTAAAGCAGGTTTATGGAAAGGAAATCATTTCCTGCGGAGGCGCCATCAATTCTCCGCAACTTCTGCAGCTTTCAGGAGTGGGAAATGCGGAACACCTGAAAAGTCTTGGAATTCCAGTGGTTCATGACTTGCCTGGTGTGGGCGAGGACTTGCAGGATCACTTAGAAGTGTATGTTCAATGGGCAGCCAAAAAACCAGTGAGTTTATACCCAGCATTAAGTCCGTGGAAAGCTCCTAAAATCGGATTTGACTGGTTGTTTAGGAAAAAAGGACTAGGTGCATCCAATCATTTTGAGGCGGGCGGATTTATCAGAAGTAATGAGGAGGTAGACTACCCAAATCTTCAATTTCACTTTTTACCTATTGCGATACGATACGATGGTACCGCTCCCAAAGAAGGCCATGGATTTCAGTTACACGTGGGGCCTATGAATACGGATGTGCGAGGGCGGGTGAAAATCAAATCAGCTGATCCTACCGAATACCCGAGTATTTTATTCAATTATCTTTCTACTGAAAAAGAAAGAAAAGAGTGGATAGAAGCGATTCGTCTTTCTAGAAAATTAATTGAAACTGAAGCCATGTCTGAATTAATGGGCGAAGAACTTTCGCCCGGCAAGGATGTTCAGACGGATGAGGAGATTCTTGATTTTGTGGCCAAAGAAGGGGAAAGTGCCTATCATCCTTGCGCTACCTGTAGAATGGGTGTTGGTCCTATGGATGTCACTGATCCTAAAACCCTGAAAGTGCACGGTGTAGAAAACCTTCGTGTAGTGGATGCTTCCGTATTCCCTTATGTTACCAATGGGAATATTTACTCGCCAGTGATGATGGTGGCAGAGAAGGCCGCAGATATTATTTTGGGGAAAAAACCTCTGGATCCGGAGCATGCTCCATATTTTCAGAAAGAACTGACTGACAAAGAAAAATCCCTCTAA
- a CDS encoding winged helix-turn-helix domain-containing protein, with protein sequence MSEFKPLDPLLHSQLRLAVMSLLISVESAEFTFLKEKTESTAGNLSVQLDKLEKAGYIEIEKSFKGKRPLTTAKITKHGVNAFETYVNALKNYIS encoded by the coding sequence GTGAGCGAGTTTAAGCCTTTAGACCCTTTATTACATTCTCAGTTGCGCCTGGCAGTCATGTCTTTACTGATCAGTGTGGAGTCTGCGGAATTCACTTTTCTGAAAGAAAAAACAGAATCCACAGCGGGCAATCTTAGTGTGCAGCTGGATAAGCTTGAAAAAGCAGGCTATATAGAAATTGAAAAGTCTTTTAAAGGAAAACGACCCTTGACCACAGCTAAAATCACTAAGCATGGTGTCAATGCGTTCGAAACTTATGTGAATGCATTGAAAAATTACATCAGTTAA